The following are encoded in a window of Impatiens glandulifera chromosome 5, dImpGla2.1, whole genome shotgun sequence genomic DNA:
- the LOC124939331 gene encoding uncharacterized protein LOC124939331, translating into MSDKYKLIRVSKSRDSTGKNCFFTHIYTIGTPSSSSWRIIEDAPIQEIAQCFSTFLDGRLYWIMDEVGGGFIYRYGFMIYFDFDSETLGTSKLPPPFDTTRDRNPVSVVNFDVFQGMLRLTQNCNILRVGLPSDFGTNNHVWVMKGLGVDESWCLEELDFSFSAKYISNNKSEALVYSTGYFKVTYNQIGEEIFYSSLTPLSHVPILLPLKELLIGVEVHLLKSTQSKNY; encoded by the exons ATGTCCGATAAATACAAGCTTATAAGGGTATCAAAGTCTCGCGATTCAACTGGTAAAAACTGTTTCTTTACCCACATTTACACAATCGGaacaccttcttcttcttcttggaggATAATTGAAGATGCTCCAATACAAGAGATTGCACAGTGTTTTTCAACGTTCCTTGATGGGCGTTTATATTGGATAATGGATGAGGTAGGAGGAGGATTTATCTATCGTTATGGGTTCATGATTTATTTCGATTTTGATAGTGAAACATTAGGAACATCAAAATTGCCGCCTCCTTTTGATACCACCCGAGATAGAAATCCTGTGAGTGTGGTTAACTTTGACGTGTTTCAAGGTATGTTGAGATTAACACAAAATTGTAACATACTTAGAGTAGGTCTTCCATCTGATTTCGGAACCAACAACCACGTTTGGGTTATGAAGGGGTTAGGGGTTGATGAATCGTGGTGCTTAGAAGAGcttgatttttcattttctgCCAAGTATATAAGCAATAATAAGTCTGAGGCATTGGTTTATTCAACTGGTTATTTTAAGGTTACATACAACCAGATTGGGGAGGAGATTTTTTATAGTTCATTAACACCACTCTCTCATGTTCCTATCCTGCTGCCCCTCAAGGAATTACTGATAGGAGTTGAAGTCCATCTCCTAAAGTCAACTCAAAG CAAAAATTACTAA